A region from the Rhodamnia argentea isolate NSW1041297 chromosome 7, ASM2092103v1, whole genome shotgun sequence genome encodes:
- the LOC115749566 gene encoding pentatricopeptide repeat-containing protein At3g48250, chloroplastic, whose protein sequence is MMSRARAVLASIRLANSLRPGTRALLTQVSRSSPSPALPSAHPHAFLFNLYERFRFSTKPDSILDLVAANRWSAELENQLGDINPVLNHETVVYVLKKLDRDPVKASSFFHWASGRDGFDPNSSLYSMLLRILGKKEWTKQFWFTLKKMKEQGFYLDEETYVTILGVFKKEKMASNAMALTHFYKRMIEENGRDSVVKKLVELVLGKAGSSEAVKTLADMNIAFSDTMVIRILKELRNYPAKARTFFDCVGRCPDYKHNTVTYNAIARVLGREDSIVEFWSVVEEMKSLGHEMDLDTYIKVSRQFQKSKMMHDAVKLYEFMMDGPYRPSVQDCSTLLRSISATEKPDLDLVFRVARKYESTGNCLSKAAYDGIHRSLTSVGAFDEAEKIFQVMRNAGYEPDNITHSQLVFGLCKAKRLDEACVVLDKMEEHGCIPDIKTWTILIQGHCAANEVEKALFLFAKMMERGIDADADLLDVLINGFISQSKIDGAYQLFFELVNKAHIRPWQATFKNLIDKLLGVRQLDEAMELLRLMKKQNYPAYPEPFVRHISRFGTVHDASEFLKALSVKDYPSVSAYVYVLESFFKEGRQSEAKDLLYKCPHHIRQHPIVSVLFN, encoded by the coding sequence ATGATGTCTCGAGCCAGGGCAGTCCTCGCCTCCATCCGACTCGCCAACTCGCTGCGGCCCGGGACTCGGGCGCTGTTGACTCAGGTCAGTCGGTCATCTCCTTCCCCAGCTCTCCCATCAGCCCATCCTCACGCTTTCCTCTTCAATCTCTACGAAAGATTTCGCTTCTCGACCAAACCCGACTCAATCTTGGATCTGGTTGCGGCCAACCGCTGGTCTGCTGAGCTGGAGAACCAGCTCGGAGATATCAACCCGGTGTTGAACCATGAGACGGTAGTTTATGTTCTGAAGAAACTAGACAGAGACCCAGTGAAGGCTTCCAGTTTCTTCCATTGGGCTAGTGGGAGAGATGGTTTCGATCCAAATTCTTCTCTTTATAGCATGTTACTCAGGATTCTGGGCAAGAAGGAGTGGACGAAGCAGTTTTGGTTCActctgaaaaaaatgaaagagcagGGGTTTTATCTTGATGAAGAAACGTATGTGACTATTTTAGGGGTgttcaagaaagagaagatggctAGCAATGCAATGGCTTTGACCCATTTCTATAAGAGGATGATCGAAGAGAATGGTAGGGACAGTGTCGTCAAGAAATTGGTTGAGCTTGTTCTGGGGAAGGCGGGGAGTAGTGAAGCTGTGAAAACTTTGGCAGATATGAACATAGCTTTCTCGGATACCATGGTCATAAGGATCTTGAAGGAGTTGAGGAATTACCCGGCAAAAGCGCGAACTTTTTTTGATTGCGTTGGAAGATGCCCTGACTATAAACACAATACGGTCACGTATAATGCGATCGCGAGAGTCCTTGGACGGGAGGATTCCATTGTGGAGTTTTGGAGTGTTGTCGAGGAGATGAAGAGTCTCGGTCATGAAATGGACCTCGATACATACATAAAAGTTTCGCGGCAATTTCAGAAGAGTAAGATGATGCATGACGCGGTTAAGCTGTACGAGTTCATGATGGATGGTCCTTACAGGCCATCGGTTCAGGACTGCAGCACGCTATTGAGAAGCATCTCTGCAACTGAGAAGCCGGATTTAGACTTGGTGTTTAGAGTTGCGAGAAAATATGAATCCACGGGTAATTGCCTCTCTAAAGCTGCCTATGATGGGATTCATCGGTCTTTGACGAGCGTCGGAGCATTTGATGAGGCAGAAAAGATTTTTCAAGTCATGAGAAATGCAGGGTACGAACCTGACAATATTACACATAGTCAATTAGTTTTTGGACTCTGCAAGGCAAAGAGACTGGATGAAGCATGTGTGGTGCTCGATAAAATGGAAGAACATGGATGTATTCCGGATATCAAAACTTGGACCATCTTGATTCAAGGTCATTGTGCGGCTAATGAAGTCGAGAAAGCGCTATTCTTGTTTGCTAAAATGATGGAGAGAGGGATCGATGCCGATGCTGATCTACTAGACGTTTTGATCAATGGTTTCATCAGTCAGAGCAAGATTGATGGCGCCTACCAACTGTTCTTTGAATTGGTAAATAAGGCTCATATAAGACCATGGCAGGCTACATTCAAGAATTTAATTGACAAGCTTTTAGGAGTAAGGCAGCTTGATGAAGCAATGGAGCTCCTTCGGCTGATGAAGAAACAGAATTACCCAGCATACCCAGAGCCTTTTGTTCGACATATTTCAAGGTTTGGCACTGTGCATGATGCTTCTGAGTTCTTGAAAGCTTTGAGTGTCAAGGACTATCCATCAGTATCGGCTTATGTTTACGTTTTGGAGTCTTTCTTTAAGGAAGGCAGACAATCTGAAGCTAAGGACTTACTTTACAAGTGCCCTCATCATATTCGTCAACATCCTATAGTCAGTGTTCTTTTCAATTGA